A DNA window from Capnocytophaga sp. ARDL2 contains the following coding sequences:
- the sucC gene encoding ADP-forming succinate--CoA ligase subunit beta has translation MNLHEYQGKQILSSYGVRVQRGHVANTADEAVDAAKQLTEETGTGWHVIKAQIHAGGRGKGGGVKLAKNLDQVKEIAEQIIGMDLITPQTPPTGKKVHKVLVAEDVYYPGDNETSEFYMSVLLNRATGRNMIMYSTEGGMDIEEVAEKTPHLIFTEEIDPAVGLQGFQARKIAFNLGLSGQAFKEMVKFVDKLYNAYVGCDASMFEINPVLKASDDQIIAVDAKVTLDDNALYRHADYAEMRDITEERPIEVEAKAAGLNYVDLDGTVGCMVNGAGLAMATMDLIKYAGFEPANFLDVGGTADAKRVEIAFRIILRDPNVKAILINIFGGIVRCDRVAQGIVDAYKNMGDDIKVPIIVRLQGTNADLAKQIIDESGMPILSAIEFQEASDRVKEALS, from the coding sequence ATGAATTTACACGAATATCAAGGAAAACAAATACTTTCGAGCTACGGAGTACGCGTTCAGAGAGGACATGTGGCAAACACAGCTGACGAAGCAGTGGATGCAGCTAAACAATTAACAGAAGAAACAGGAACCGGTTGGCATGTAATCAAAGCTCAAATCCACGCAGGTGGTAGAGGAAAAGGTGGTGGTGTAAAATTGGCCAAAAACCTTGACCAAGTAAAAGAAATAGCAGAACAAATCATCGGAATGGATTTGATTACTCCGCAAACACCTCCTACTGGAAAAAAAGTACATAAAGTATTGGTAGCAGAGGATGTATATTATCCAGGTGATAACGAAACTTCAGAGTTTTATATGTCTGTACTTTTAAACAGAGCTACGGGTAGAAATATGATTATGTATTCTACAGAAGGTGGTATGGATATCGAAGAGGTTGCAGAAAAGACGCCTCACTTGATTTTTACTGAAGAAATTGACCCAGCCGTAGGATTGCAAGGTTTCCAAGCAAGAAAAATCGCTTTCAACTTAGGATTGTCAGGTCAAGCGTTTAAAGAAATGGTAAAATTCGTTGACAAATTGTACAACGCTTATGTAGGATGTGACGCTTCTATGTTTGAAATCAACCCAGTATTGAAAGCTTCTGATGACCAAATCATCGCGGTTGACGCTAAAGTAACATTGGATGACAACGCTTTATACCGTCATGCAGACTACGCAGAAATGAGAGATATTACTGAAGAAAGACCAATCGAGGTAGAAGCAAAAGCAGCTGGATTAAACTATGTAGATCTTGACGGAACTGTAGGATGTATGGTAAACGGAGCAGGTTTGGCAATGGCTACTATGGACTTAATTAAATATGCTGGATTCGAACCAGCGAATTTCCTAGATGTAGGGGGTACAGCAGATGCAAAGCGTGTAGAAATCGCCTTCCGTATCATTTTGAGAGATCCAAATGTAAAAGCTATTTTGATTAACATCTTTGGAGGTATCGTTCGTTGCGACCGCGTTGCTCAAGGTATCGTTGACGCTTACAAAAATATGGGAGATGACATTAAAGTACCAATCATCGTTCGTTTGCAAGGAACAAACGCAGATTTGGCAAAACAAATCATAGACGAATCAGGTATGCCAATCTTATCGGCTATCGAATTCCAAGAGGCATCTGATAGAGTTAAAGAAGCATTATCATAA
- a CDS encoding hemolysin family protein, giving the protein MDNIPLSSLVLPIGEGDEISVWKLILTIFLVFLNGFFVAAEFAIVKVRSSQIEVQKHIRSSVASAAKTIVAQLDSYLAATQLGITLASLGLGWVGESSLTPVVMRCFHFFGFVGEKYDTIAQNLSFPIAFVIITILHIVFGELAPKSLAIQHPTKTTFAIAWPLRLFYIVFKPVIWLMNGLANVILRAVGITPIHGSEIHSEEELKMIITESQEGGAIQETERELIQNVFEFDDRRVTNVFTLKKNVSSVDVNSTVKEAIDFTLTEGYSRYPVYDDNKDNVLGLLYTKDLFKEYTQKGENFELKSILREPIFVSETTLIKTVLKKFQSEHSQIAIVTNEVGEYSGLVTLEDILEELVGEIQDEYDNEEPVVKSLQTGVYIVNSHENISDINRLLPFPFEESEHYDTLAGLISEMNNESEIDLQEGDLLDFTHYHGTVLKMYRNSVESIQLTVKEEFIEGEVIELSTEV; this is encoded by the coding sequence ATGGATAATATACCCCTGAGTAGCTTGGTATTACCTATAGGAGAAGGAGATGAAATATCGGTCTGGAAACTGATATTGACTATCTTTTTAGTATTTTTAAATGGTTTTTTTGTAGCAGCCGAATTTGCAATCGTAAAAGTGAGATCGTCACAAATCGAGGTGCAAAAGCATATTCGTTCGAGTGTAGCTTCTGCAGCAAAAACGATAGTCGCTCAGTTAGATTCCTATTTAGCTGCCACGCAGTTGGGAATTACTTTGGCTTCATTAGGATTAGGTTGGGTAGGAGAAAGCTCTTTGACTCCAGTGGTTATGAGATGTTTTCATTTCTTTGGTTTCGTAGGAGAAAAATACGATACGATTGCACAAAATTTATCTTTTCCAATAGCCTTCGTTATCATTACAATTTTGCATATAGTATTTGGTGAATTAGCACCAAAATCATTAGCCATCCAACATCCAACCAAAACTACATTTGCGATTGCATGGCCATTGCGTTTATTTTATATTGTTTTCAAACCAGTCATTTGGTTGATGAATGGTCTGGCAAACGTAATTTTACGTGCTGTCGGAATTACTCCAATTCACGGAAGTGAAATACACTCTGAAGAAGAGTTGAAAATGATTATAACCGAAAGTCAAGAAGGAGGAGCTATTCAAGAAACAGAAAGAGAATTGATTCAAAATGTATTCGAATTTGACGACCGTCGAGTAACCAATGTGTTTACTCTAAAGAAAAATGTTTCGAGTGTTGATGTAAATTCTACAGTAAAAGAAGCTATTGATTTTACTCTAACTGAAGGATATTCTCGTTATCCAGTTTATGACGATAACAAAGACAATGTATTAGGATTACTATATACCAAAGATTTGTTTAAAGAATATACTCAAAAAGGTGAAAATTTTGAGTTGAAATCTATTTTGAGAGAACCAATTTTTGTGTCGGAAACAACATTGATAAAAACCGTTTTGAAAAAATTTCAATCCGAACACTCTCAAATTGCTATTGTAACCAATGAAGTAGGAGAATATTCTGGATTGGTTACTCTGGAAGATATTTTAGAAGAGTTGGTAGGAGAAATTCAAGATGAATACGACAACGAAGAACCAGTTGTAAAATCTTTGCAAACAGGTGTATATATTGTAAATTCTCATGAAAATATATCAGATATTAATCGATTGTTGCCATTTCCTTTTGAAGAAAGTGAACATTATGATACATTAGCTGGATTGATTTCTGAAATGAATAATGAATCTGAAATAGATTTACAAGAAGGGGATTTATTAGATTTTACTCACTATCACGGAACTGTTTTAAAAATGTACCGTAACTCTGTAGAGTCAATACAATTGACCGTAAAAGAAGAGTTTATTGAAGGTGAAGTCATAGAATTGTCAACAGAAGTATAA
- the mrdA gene encoding penicillin-binding protein 2, translating to MRKLFFPSLIIVGAIIIIARLFYLQIVDGSYLIKSENNAIKIVYEYPERGYIFDRNGELLVANQPSYDIMVIPREVKNIDTLELCKILEITKEDFIKKIEKAKVYSPRLPSLFMAQLSKKEFAAFQEKQRHYKGFYIQKRSLRDYQVDYAANVFGYIRQINEAELERRPYYKSGELIGIRGVEQAYEEQLRGVRGVFYIQRDKHNKEIGSYKEGKYDTLAKKGKDLTITIDAELQKYGEQLMVNKRGGIVAIEPKTGEILALVTAPSYDPGLLVGKNRSKNYIAIDSIPGKPFFDKVLQGQFSPGSPFKILTGLVGLQEGVIDTQTRFSCARGFYYSRGGFMGCHDVGAWNLHPAIAKSCNTYFAQTFMKTVNKYPTPAQGVDAWYKHLASFGLDNYMGYDLPSGQKGRIPNSTFYQKWFPNGGWSSTTIVSNSIGQGEVEMTPIQLANVMCAVANEGYYYTPHIIKKIEGEEIDKSFVQKKQTTIDSRHFKPVIEGLLEVYQSGTASRLRVPGINICGKTGTVENFVNVDGNRVKLTDHSSFLAFAPKENPKIVIAVFIENGGWGASYAGPIASLMIEKYLKKEISRTDLETRMLNANLSANYVTKDKAERQKAERERLKREQEKLKNIK from the coding sequence ATGAGAAAATTATTTTTTCCATCATTAATTATTGTTGGTGCTATCATCATCATTGCTCGACTATTTTATTTGCAAATAGTTGACGGTTCGTATTTGATTAAATCGGAAAACAACGCCATCAAAATCGTTTATGAATATCCTGAACGAGGGTATATTTTTGATAGAAATGGCGAATTGTTGGTAGCCAATCAGCCGAGTTATGACATCATGGTGATACCTCGTGAAGTAAAAAATATCGATACTTTGGAACTCTGCAAAATATTGGAAATAACCAAAGAAGATTTTATCAAAAAAATAGAAAAAGCAAAGGTGTATTCACCGAGATTACCATCGCTTTTTATGGCTCAATTGTCAAAAAAAGAATTTGCAGCTTTTCAAGAAAAACAACGACATTACAAAGGTTTTTATATTCAAAAACGTAGTCTTCGAGATTATCAAGTCGATTATGCAGCCAATGTTTTTGGTTATATTCGACAAATTAACGAGGCAGAATTAGAGCGAAGACCCTATTACAAATCGGGTGAATTGATTGGTATTCGTGGAGTAGAGCAGGCGTATGAAGAACAGTTGAGAGGTGTGCGTGGCGTTTTTTACATTCAGCGTGATAAACACAACAAAGAAATTGGGTCGTACAAAGAGGGGAAATATGACACTTTAGCAAAAAAAGGAAAAGATTTGACCATAACCATCGATGCCGAATTGCAAAAATACGGCGAACAGTTGATGGTAAACAAACGAGGGGGTATCGTTGCTATCGAACCCAAAACAGGGGAGATTCTCGCTTTAGTTACGGCTCCGAGTTATGATCCAGGGTTGTTGGTAGGAAAAAATCGTTCAAAAAACTATATAGCGATCGATAGTATCCCTGGGAAACCGTTTTTTGACAAAGTATTACAAGGGCAGTTTTCTCCTGGTTCTCCGTTCAAAATTCTCACTGGATTGGTAGGATTGCAGGAAGGCGTAATCGATACACAAACGAGATTTTCGTGTGCAAGAGGATTTTATTATTCACGAGGAGGGTTTATGGGATGCCACGATGTAGGTGCATGGAATTTACATCCAGCGATTGCCAAATCGTGCAATACTTATTTTGCACAAACCTTTATGAAGACTGTCAATAAATATCCAACGCCAGCTCAAGGTGTTGATGCTTGGTACAAACATTTGGCAAGTTTTGGATTGGATAATTATATGGGGTACGATTTACCTTCGGGACAAAAAGGAAGAATACCCAATTCGACGTTTTATCAAAAATGGTTTCCAAATGGAGGATGGAGTAGTACAACGATTGTCTCCAACTCCATTGGTCAGGGAGAGGTGGAAATGACGCCTATACAATTGGCAAATGTTATGTGTGCTGTAGCCAATGAAGGATATTATTACACTCCTCATATCATCAAAAAAATCGAAGGAGAAGAAATTGATAAATCATTCGTTCAGAAAAAACAAACAACGATTGATTCACGACATTTCAAACCTGTAATCGAAGGATTGTTGGAAGTGTATCAATCAGGTACTGCGAGTAGATTGAGAGTGCCAGGAATTAATATTTGTGGTAAGACAGGAACGGTAGAAAATTTTGTAAATGTAGATGGAAATCGAGTGAAACTCACCGATCACTCTTCGTTTTTGGCATTTGCACCGAAAGAAAATCCAAAAATTGTAATTGCTGTGTTTATCGAAAACGGAGGTTGGGGAGCATCTTACGCAGGGCCTATTGCCTCGTTGATGATAGAAAAATATTTGAAAAAAGAAATCTCGCGTACCGATTTAGAAACGCGTATGCTCAATGCAAATTTGAGTGCAAATTATGTAACCAAAGACAAGGCTGAGAGACAAAAAGCAGAAAGAGAGCGATTGAAAAGAGAACAAGAAAAGTTGAAAAATATAAAGTAA
- the pyrF gene encoding orotidine-5'-phosphate decarboxylase, with amino-acid sequence MTTQQLYEQIQKKQSFLCIGLDVDLNKIPQHLLATEDPIFEFNKAIIDATHDLCVSYKPNTAFYEAYGLKGWQSLDKTIRYINENYPEIFTIADAKRGDIGNTSAMYAKAFFKNMAFDSVTVAPYMGKDSVEPFLAFENKHTILLALTSNQGAFDFQTQNIGEKPVYQQVLETSTTWTNSEKLMYVVGATKAEYFTEIRKIVPNAFLLVPGVGAQGGSLVEVCKYGLNDQVGLLINSSRGIIYASNGVDFAEKAREEALKLQTEMKEILK; translated from the coding sequence ATGACAACACAACAATTATACGAGCAAATACAAAAAAAACAATCCTTTCTTTGTATAGGATTGGATGTGGATTTAAACAAAATCCCACAACATTTATTAGCAACCGAAGACCCCATCTTTGAGTTCAACAAAGCAATCATCGATGCCACACACGATTTGTGCGTATCGTACAAACCCAACACCGCTTTTTACGAAGCCTACGGTTTGAAAGGTTGGCAATCGTTGGACAAAACCATTCGTTACATCAACGAAAACTATCCAGAGATTTTCACCATTGCCGATGCCAAACGAGGAGATATAGGCAACACTTCGGCTATGTATGCCAAAGCCTTTTTTAAAAATATGGCATTTGATAGTGTAACGGTAGCACCCTATATGGGAAAAGATTCAGTAGAGCCGTTTTTGGCTTTTGAAAACAAGCATACGATTTTGTTGGCATTGACTTCCAACCAAGGTGCTTTTGATTTTCAAACACAAAACATAGGCGAAAAACCTGTATATCAGCAAGTATTAGAGACTTCAACTACATGGACAAATTCAGAAAAATTGATGTATGTAGTAGGAGCCACTAAAGCAGAATATTTCACAGAAATCAGAAAAATTGTTCCTAATGCGTTTTTATTAGTACCAGGAGTGGGAGCTCAAGGCGGAAGTTTGGTTGAAGTTTGTAAATACGGATTAAACGACCAAGTAGGGTTACTTATCAACTCATCACGAGGGATTATTTACGCATCAAACGGAGTAGATTTTGCCGAAAAAGCTCGAGAAGAAGCCTTGAAATTACAAACCGAGATGAAGGAGATATTGAAATGA
- the pdhA gene encoding pyruvate dehydrogenase (acetyl-transferring) E1 component subunit alpha — translation MKEFTKEVYLKWYEDMLFWRKFEDKLAALYIQQKVRGFLHLYNGQEAVLAGALHAMDLSKDKMITAYRNHVQPIGMGVDPRKVMAELLGKATGTSQGLGGSMHIFSKEHGFYGGHGIVGAQIPVGAGMAFAEKYLGTGGVSLTYFGDGAARQGSLHEAFNMAMLWKLPVVFICENNGYAMGTSVERTANHTDIWKLGLGYEMPSYAVDGMNPVKVAEAMHEAIERARRGEGPTFLEMKTYRYRGHSMSDAQHYRTKEEVEEYRKIDPITQVLEVIKQNNWATDEEIEVIDNRVRDLVNECEKFAEESPYPETSVMYDVVYEQENYPFIPHKL, via the coding sequence ATGAAAGAATTTACAAAAGAAGTATATCTGAAATGGTATGAAGATATGCTGTTTTGGAGAAAGTTTGAAGATAAATTAGCTGCATTATACATTCAGCAAAAAGTAAGAGGTTTCTTACACTTGTACAATGGTCAGGAGGCGGTTTTAGCTGGGGCTTTACACGCTATGGACTTGAGCAAAGACAAAATGATTACTGCCTACAGAAACCATGTGCAACCTATCGGTATGGGAGTAGATCCTCGCAAAGTAATGGCTGAACTTTTAGGAAAAGCAACAGGTACTTCTCAAGGTTTGGGTGGTTCTATGCACATTTTTTCTAAAGAACACGGATTTTATGGTGGACATGGTATTGTAGGAGCTCAAATTCCTGTGGGTGCAGGTATGGCATTTGCTGAAAAATATTTAGGAACTGGTGGGGTGTCATTGACTTATTTCGGAGACGGTGCTGCAAGACAGGGTTCTCTTCACGAAGCCTTTAATATGGCTATGTTGTGGAAATTGCCAGTGGTGTTTATCTGTGAAAACAACGGATATGCAATGGGTACTTCGGTGGAAAGAACTGCCAACCATACTGATATTTGGAAATTGGGATTGGGATACGAAATGCCTTCTTACGCAGTAGATGGTATGAATCCTGTAAAAGTTGCTGAAGCAATGCACGAGGCTATTGAAAGAGCTCGTCGTGGCGAAGGTCCAACTTTCCTCGAAATGAAAACTTACCGATACAGAGGACACTCAATGTCTGATGCTCAACACTATCGTACAAAAGAGGAAGTAGAAGAGTACAGAAAAATAGACCCAATTACTCAAGTTTTGGAGGTAATCAAACAAAACAATTGGGCTACTGACGAAGAAATCGAAGTAATTGACAACCGAGTGAGAGATTTGGTAAACGAATGCGAAAAATTTGCTGAAGAATCTCCATATCCAGAAACTTCGGTAATGTATGATGTAGTTTACGAACAAGAAAATTATCCATTTATTCCTCATAAATTATAA
- a CDS encoding 2-oxo acid dehydrogenase subunit E2, giving the protein MAEIITMPRLSDTMTEGTVAAWLKKVGDKISEGDILAEIETDKATMEFESFHSGTLLYIGVQEGDTAPVDSVLAIIGNEGEDYQLMLNGGAPFSQKTEETEKTEETTVQPTVEIPSNVSIVTMPRLSDTMTEGTVATWLKKVGDKVSEGDILAEIETDKATMEFESFYAGTLLHIGIEEGQTAPVDNVLAIIGPEGTDVSVLLNGNITTAKTTSTPAETKVEETKEEEVAVANTSNSRIFASPLAKKIAQDKGIDLSLVKGSGENGRIVKSDVDNFNTSQSTAPITKAEETPKVVVSTPTVAGTVQVEEVKNSQMRKTIARRLSESKFTAPHYYLTVELDMDNAIEARKNINNLPDTKVSFNDMVVKACAMALKKHPQVNSSWTENATIINHHINIGVAVAVEDGLVVPVVNHTDMLSLSQIGAAIKDLAGKARNKKLQPKEMEGSTFTVSNLGMFGIEEFTSIINQPNSAILSVGAIIEKPVVKNGQIVVGNTMKVTLACDHRTVDGAMGADFLQTLKSYIENPVTMLA; this is encoded by the coding sequence ATGGCAGAAATCATTACAATGCCTCGTTTGAGCGATACCATGACAGAAGGTACTGTAGCAGCGTGGTTGAAAAAAGTTGGAGATAAAATTTCTGAAGGTGATATTCTTGCAGAAATCGAAACGGATAAAGCTACGATGGAGTTTGAATCATTCCATTCAGGTACCCTATTATATATAGGAGTACAAGAGGGAGATACAGCTCCAGTGGATAGTGTTTTGGCTATTATAGGAAATGAAGGCGAAGATTATCAATTGATGTTGAACGGAGGTGCTCCTTTTTCACAAAAAACAGAAGAAACTGAAAAAACAGAAGAAACAACTGTTCAACCAACGGTAGAAATCCCTTCAAATGTGTCGATAGTAACAATGCCTCGTTTGAGCGATACCATGACAGAAGGTACAGTAGCTACTTGGTTGAAAAAAGTAGGTGATAAAGTTTCGGAAGGTGATATTTTGGCTGAAATCGAAACAGACAAGGCTACAATGGAATTTGAATCTTTCTATGCAGGAACTTTGCTACACATAGGAATTGAAGAAGGACAAACAGCTCCTGTTGATAATGTTTTGGCAATCATTGGTCCAGAAGGAACAGATGTTTCTGTTTTGCTAAACGGAAATATCACAACGGCAAAAACTACTTCAACTCCTGCTGAAACAAAAGTTGAAGAGACAAAAGAAGAGGAGGTTGCAGTTGCTAATACTTCAAATTCGAGAATTTTCGCTTCGCCATTGGCTAAAAAAATTGCCCAAGATAAAGGAATTGATTTGTCTTTGGTAAAAGGTTCGGGTGAAAATGGAAGAATTGTAAAAAGTGATGTTGATAATTTCAACACATCTCAATCGACAGCTCCAATCACCAAAGCAGAAGAAACTCCAAAAGTGGTAGTTTCCACCCCAACGGTAGCAGGAACCGTTCAAGTAGAAGAAGTGAAAAACTCTCAAATGCGTAAAACGATTGCAAGAAGATTGTCTGAATCAAAATTCACAGCTCCACATTATTATTTGACTGTAGAGTTGGATATGGACAATGCTATCGAAGCTCGTAAAAACATCAACAACTTGCCTGATACTAAAGTATCGTTCAACGATATGGTAGTAAAAGCATGTGCAATGGCGTTGAAAAAGCATCCACAAGTAAATTCATCTTGGACAGAAAACGCTACCATCATCAATCATCATATAAATATTGGTGTGGCTGTAGCTGTGGAAGACGGATTGGTAGTACCAGTGGTAAATCATACAGATATGCTTTCGTTGTCTCAAATCGGAGCAGCAATCAAAGATTTGGCAGGAAAAGCAAGAAACAAAAAATTACAGCCAAAAGAAATGGAAGGGTCAACATTTACTGTTTCAAATTTAGGAATGTTTGGTATTGAAGAATTCACTTCGATTATCAATCAACCCAATTCAGCTATTTTGTCTGTAGGAGCTATTATTGAAAAACCAGTGGTGAAAAACGGACAAATTGTAGTAGGAAACACTATGAAAGTAACATTAGCATGCGACCACCGTACCGTAGATGGAGCAATGGGAGCAGATTTCTTACAAACATTGAAATCCTACATCGAAAATCCAGTAACTATGTTAGCTTAA
- the mreC gene encoding rod shape-determining protein MreC, whose amino-acid sequence MQQIFYFLSKNSTRLLFLVLLIVSVSLTIQNHSYHRSKFLSSANQMSGSVYEKTHAMEEYLHLRKDNELLAEENARLKELLYNSQNTIDSAFHAQSTRVPISEFKVFNTHIINNSYRKRNNYLTIRGGVNQQFTKDMGVINDKGVVGIVENVSKNFATVQSILNTKTKITAKVKNTEHFGTIVWDAKNAGFVQLTDIPKLANLTKGDSIVTGGISTIFPENIPIGVVDKVYTSKASNFYTINVRLFNDMTRINQVYVIENINYQEIKELEETTQDE is encoded by the coding sequence ATGCAACAAATATTTTATTTTTTATCTAAAAACAGTACGAGGTTACTGTTTTTGGTGCTTTTAATAGTTTCGGTTTCGTTGACCATTCAAAATCATTCGTACCATCGTAGTAAATTCCTTTCGTCCGCCAATCAAATGAGCGGTTCGGTATATGAAAAAACGCATGCAATGGAAGAATATTTGCATTTGCGAAAAGACAACGAACTACTTGCAGAAGAAAATGCTCGATTGAAAGAATTGTTGTACAATAGTCAAAATACTATTGACTCGGCTTTTCATGCACAATCAACTCGTGTACCTATTAGTGAATTTAAAGTCTTTAATACACACATTATCAACAATAGTTATCGCAAAAGAAACAACTATTTGACAATAAGAGGTGGTGTAAATCAGCAGTTTACAAAAGATATGGGGGTAATCAATGACAAAGGAGTAGTAGGTATAGTAGAAAATGTGTCTAAAAATTTTGCTACAGTTCAAAGTATTTTGAATACAAAAACAAAGATTACTGCCAAAGTAAAAAATACCGAACATTTTGGTACGATCGTTTGGGATGCAAAGAACGCAGGTTTTGTACAATTGACAGATATACCAAAATTGGCAAATTTGACCAAAGGAGATTCGATAGTTACAGGAGGAATATCGACCATTTTTCCTGAAAATATTCCAATCGGAGTGGTGGATAAAGTTTATACATCAAAAGCCTCAAACTTTTACACCATCAATGTGCGTTTGTTCAATGATATGACGCGTATCAATCAAGTGTATGTGATTGAAAATATCAACTATCAAGAAATTAAAGAATTAGAAGAAACTACTCAAGATGAATAA
- the rodA gene encoding rod shape-determining protein RodA: MQNQSVLANIDKLSVFIYICLVFFGWMSIYSASLPLEPSSIFDLNQIFGKQLLFMGLCVPVISILLFVDAKIFDKYSLIFYIIGIILLMGLFVFGKTSKGQTNWYQFGGISMQPSEFAKIGTALLLAKYISDVQPTFVKIQEQIAALAIIFIPVFFILLQPDAGSAMIFFSLFLALNREEFPTWYLWTGAIAILAFILALIVPLSILLPLVFVCFGIHYWRNKKITRNIFVYAGLAIATATFIFSVEYVFENVLEPHQKDRVNVLLGENVDMKKEGYNLNQSMIAIGSGAWLGKGWLEGTQTKGGFVPEQHTDYIFTTVGEEFGFVGSLVVVVLFTGLLLRIVYLAEKQRSVFSRVYGYSVASILFMHFFLNITMLIGLFPTIGVPLPFFSYGGSSLIAFTIMLFIFLKLDANKVNEW; encoded by the coding sequence ATGCAAAATCAAAGTGTACTGGCAAATATTGATAAGCTGTCTGTTTTTATCTATATTTGTTTAGTGTTTTTTGGCTGGATGAGTATTTATTCAGCTTCATTGCCGTTAGAACCAAGTTCAATTTTCGATTTGAATCAAATTTTTGGAAAGCAATTATTGTTTATGGGATTGTGTGTTCCTGTAATATCGATATTGTTGTTTGTCGATGCAAAGATTTTTGATAAATATTCTCTGATTTTTTACATAATCGGAATCATATTATTGATGGGGTTATTTGTCTTTGGTAAAACAAGTAAAGGACAGACCAACTGGTATCAATTTGGAGGAATCAGTATGCAACCTTCTGAGTTTGCCAAAATCGGAACCGCTTTGTTGTTGGCAAAATATATTTCAGATGTGCAACCAACATTTGTCAAAATACAAGAGCAAATTGCTGCTTTGGCGATTATTTTTATCCCTGTATTTTTTATTTTGTTGCAACCCGATGCGGGGTCGGCAATGATATTCTTTAGCTTATTTTTAGCCTTGAATAGAGAAGAATTTCCTACTTGGTATTTGTGGACTGGAGCCATAGCAATTTTGGCATTTATATTGGCATTGATAGTACCTTTGTCTATATTATTGCCTTTGGTTTTTGTGTGTTTTGGAATACATTATTGGCGAAATAAAAAAATCACAAGAAATATATTTGTCTATGCAGGATTGGCAATAGCAACGGCAACTTTTATTTTTTCAGTAGAATATGTATTTGAAAATGTATTAGAACCACACCAAAAAGATCGTGTCAATGTATTATTGGGCGAAAATGTCGATATGAAAAAGGAGGGATACAATCTCAATCAGTCGATGATAGCTATAGGTTCGGGGGCTTGGTTAGGAAAAGGATGGCTTGAAGGTACACAAACAAAAGGCGGATTTGTTCCAGAACAACACACAGATTATATTTTTACCACAGTAGGAGAGGAGTTTGGTTTTGTCGGAAGTTTGGTTGTAGTAGTATTATTTACAGGATTGCTTTTACGCATCGTCTATTTAGCCGAAAAACAACGAAGTGTATTTTCTCGAGTATATGGCTATAGTGTCGCCTCTATATTGTTTATGCACTTTTTCCTAAATATCACCATGTTGATAGGATTGTTTCCGACGATTGGAGTGCCTTTACCGTTTTTTTCTTACGGAGGTTCGAGTTTGATAGCATTTACGATTATGTTGTTTATCTTTTTAAAATTAGATGCAAATAAAGTGAATGAGTGGTAG
- a CDS encoding rod shape-determining protein MreD has translation MNNTTLLALFRFVSLLILQVVLFNYIHFLGYAVPYPYILFILLFPLQVNRKWLLIASFCMGIILDIFNDSGGVHATACLSVAYFREYFIKISYGISYEYHMLKISSKISKELISYLFVSILFHHLVFYTLEAFSLLLIIDVLLKTVSSLAVTFLFSLLLIALSKSDR, from the coding sequence ATGAATAATACAACCTTATTGGCACTTTTTAGATTTGTATCATTGCTCATTTTGCAAGTAGTGCTGTTCAATTATATACATTTTCTAGGATATGCCGTGCCATATCCTTACATTTTATTTATCCTTTTGTTTCCTTTACAAGTCAATAGAAAATGGTTGTTGATTGCCAGTTTTTGTATGGGAATTATTTTGGATATTTTCAATGATTCGGGTGGTGTGCATGCAACAGCCTGTCTATCAGTAGCATATTTTAGAGAATATTTTATCAAAATATCTTATGGTATCAGTTATGAATACCACATGCTCAAAATATCTAGTAAAATTTCAAAAGAATTGATTAGCTATTTATTTGTATCGATTCTTTTTCATCATTTAGTATTTTACACATTAGAAGCATTTAGCTTATTATTGATAATAGATGTTTTGCTAAAAACGGTTTCTTCATTGGCAGTAACCTTTTTATTTTCACTATTGTTGATTGCTTTATCAAAATCTGACCGATAG